One Streptomyces lincolnensis genomic region harbors:
- a CDS encoding cation acetate symporter produces the protein MVTLGAAVVDRLSLQLTLLLFLSVVVVTLFTALLTAPQRDEISEFYLGNRTMSPLRNGLAMCGDYLSAATLLGSTGLVALTGYDGLLYLCGTAVAWMMVLLLVAEPLRNSGKFTLGDTLALRLSRMQRPVRIALAICTLTITTLYLVAQLVGSVALLTQFTGEPSANTRLLCVVVIGTIVIVYAAIGGMPGATFIQIVKAVMLISGVTVTAVMVLNRFDWNVGSLLGTAADNSGLGSRFLEPGLRYGGSTTNKLDFFSLQLAIVLGLAALPHVMMRLLAPKSSTVLRTSVVWATGLVSLVCLAAGILGLGATAIVGRDTIAETDRKGDAAVLLLAHDLGGAVLTALLSCLAFVTLLAVAAGLTLAAATSLAHDLYGAVIRKGRAKETEELAVARLAAVVIGVLGMLLALVSWGTNTATLAFLAFAIAASAILPTLVYTLFWRRFTAQGALLSLCGGLATSVLLVVFSPVVSSTPASFYPSVDFAWFPLQNPGIVSIPAGFLLGWLGSILSSPEVPQSYEDFEVRTLVGAE, from the coding sequence ATGGTGACCCTCGGCGCCGCGGTCGTGGACCGCCTCAGCCTGCAACTCACGCTCCTGCTCTTCCTGTCCGTCGTCGTGGTCACCCTGTTCACCGCGCTGCTGACCGCACCGCAGCGCGACGAGATCAGCGAGTTCTACCTCGGCAACCGCACCATGTCCCCGCTGCGCAACGGCCTGGCGATGTGCGGCGACTACCTGTCGGCGGCCACCCTCCTCGGCAGCACCGGACTGGTCGCCCTGACCGGCTACGACGGACTGCTCTACCTCTGCGGCACCGCGGTCGCCTGGATGATGGTCCTGCTGCTGGTCGCCGAACCGCTGCGCAACTCCGGCAAGTTCACACTCGGCGACACCCTGGCCCTGCGGCTGTCGCGTATGCAGCGGCCGGTGCGGATCGCCCTGGCCATCTGCACCCTGACCATCACCACCCTCTACCTGGTGGCCCAACTCGTCGGCAGTGTCGCCCTGTTGACCCAGTTCACCGGCGAACCCAGCGCCAACACCCGGCTGCTGTGCGTCGTCGTGATCGGCACTATCGTCATCGTGTACGCCGCGATCGGCGGCATGCCCGGAGCCACGTTCATCCAGATCGTCAAGGCGGTCATGCTGATCTCGGGCGTCACCGTGACGGCCGTGATGGTGCTCAACCGCTTCGACTGGAACGTCGGCTCGCTGCTCGGTACCGCGGCCGACAACAGCGGCCTGGGCAGCCGGTTCCTGGAACCCGGACTGCGCTACGGCGGCAGCACCACCAACAAACTGGACTTCTTCAGCCTCCAGTTGGCCATCGTGCTCGGCCTCGCCGCCCTCCCGCACGTGATGATGCGGCTGCTCGCCCCGAAGTCCAGCACCGTCCTGCGCACCTCGGTGGTCTGGGCCACGGGCCTGGTCAGCCTGGTCTGCCTGGCGGCCGGCATCCTCGGCCTGGGCGCCACCGCCATCGTGGGCCGAGACACCATCGCGGAGACCGACCGCAAGGGGGACGCGGCCGTCCTCCTGCTCGCCCACGACCTGGGCGGCGCCGTCCTGACCGCCCTGCTGTCCTGCCTGGCCTTCGTCACCCTGCTGGCGGTCGCGGCCGGCCTCACCCTGGCCGCCGCCACCTCCCTGGCCCACGACCTCTACGGCGCGGTGATCCGCAAGGGCAGGGCGAAGGAGACGGAGGAACTGGCCGTGGCCCGCCTCGCCGCGGTCGTCATCGGTGTCCTCGGCATGCTGCTCGCCCTGGTCTCCTGGGGCACCAACACCGCCACACTGGCCTTCCTCGCCTTCGCCATCGCCGCGTCAGCCATCCTGCCGACGCTCGTCTACACCCTGTTCTGGCGGCGCTTCACCGCACAGGGCGCGCTGCTCAGTCTCTGCGGCGGTCTGGCGACCTCGGTCCTGTTGGTGGTGTTCTCGCCCGTCGTGTCCTCCACGCCCGCCTCGTTCTATCCGTCCGTCGATTTCGCCTGGTTCCCGTTGCAGAATCCCGGAATCGTCTCGATTCCGGCCGGCTTCCTCCTCGGCTGGCTCGGCTCGATACTGAGCAGTCCCGAAGTGCCGCAGAGTTACGAGGACTTCGAGGTCCGCACCCTCGTCGGGGCCGAGTAG
- a CDS encoding DUF485 domain-containing protein, giving the protein MRGAKQRRRCIVSRHSTRLGGPPPYAENPPEHTDRRTVSHDPGYQSLRHAHRRFGVRATAGSVGGFLTYVLLSSFVPALMNQSLAGHLTVGLALGLGQFVIMGVIAWRYLVHTRTHVTPIARGLRGLARQQEAVDQVRAAEQAPAAPRGPFDPRGGDFRTW; this is encoded by the coding sequence ATGCGCGGCGCGAAGCAGCGAAGAAGGTGCATTGTGTCCCGGCACTCCACGCGGCTCGGCGGGCCGCCGCCGTACGCCGAAAATCCCCCCGAACACACCGATCGGCGCACGGTGTCGCACGATCCCGGATATCAGTCCCTCCGGCACGCCCATCGGCGGTTCGGAGTGCGCGCGACGGCCGGATCCGTCGGCGGATTCCTTACGTATGTCCTGCTGTCCAGTTTTGTTCCTGCTCTGATGAATCAATCCCTTGCCGGTCACCTCACGGTCGGCCTGGCCCTCGGGCTGGGACAATTCGTGATCATGGGTGTGATCGCCTGGCGTTATCTCGTGCACACCCGTACCCACGTCACACCCATCGCCCGCGGTCTGCGCGGCCTCGCCCGCCAGCAGGAGGCCGTGGACCAGGTACGAGCGGCCGAACAGGCGCCCGCGGCCCCGCGCGGCCCCTTCGATCCCCGCGGTGGTGACTTCCGCACATGGTGA
- a CDS encoding carbonic anhydrase, with product MNSEDSPLRSAGRAPVTPARRTLLRAGLTGATALGTGVALAAPPASAAPATRPRPTTPEEALRELAAGNRRWRTYREQHPDENAATRKSLTTGQHPFALVLGCVDSRVPPELVFDQGLGDLLTVRSAGEVLDEAVLGSVAYGVLELGIPLVLVLGHQSCGAVRAAVEADTSGRQLPAHIQYLAEQIRPAIDRTKEGDARVDATVDANVRAVRTRLAAEPDLAAQVTAGKLAVVGARYELTTQHVHSVG from the coding sequence GTGAACTCTGAAGACTCCCCCCTCAGATCCGCCGGCCGCGCGCCGGTCACTCCCGCCCGCCGCACCCTCCTGCGTGCCGGGCTGACCGGGGCCACGGCCCTCGGTACGGGCGTCGCTCTCGCCGCCCCACCCGCCTCCGCGGCGCCCGCGACGCGCCCCCGGCCCACCACCCCCGAGGAGGCGCTGCGCGAACTGGCGGCCGGCAACCGCCGCTGGCGCACCTACCGCGAGCAGCATCCGGACGAAAACGCCGCCACCCGCAAGAGCCTGACGACCGGTCAGCACCCCTTCGCCCTCGTCCTCGGCTGTGTCGACTCCCGTGTGCCGCCCGAGCTCGTCTTCGACCAGGGTCTCGGTGACCTGCTCACCGTCCGCAGCGCCGGCGAGGTGCTGGACGAGGCCGTGCTCGGCAGTGTCGCCTACGGCGTGCTGGAACTCGGTATACCGCTGGTCCTGGTGCTCGGGCACCAGTCGTGCGGTGCCGTCCGCGCCGCCGTCGAGGCGGACACCTCCGGCAGGCAACTGCCCGCCCACATCCAGTACCTGGCCGAGCAGATACGCCCGGCCATCGACCGCACGAAGGAGGGCGACGCCCGCGTCGACGCGACCGTCGACGCCAACGTCCGGGCCGTACGGACGCGGCTCGCCGCGGAGCCGGACCTCGCCGCTCAGGTGACGGCCGGGAAGCTGGCCGTCGTCGGGGCCCGTTACGAGCTGACCACCCAGCACGTCCACAGCGTGGGCTGA
- a CDS encoding arginase family protein → MRELAVIEAPSVLGLRPTGVEHLPTALLAAGLTDGLPVARSARVEAPAYDPRRDEKTGVLNPDGIARYSVDLADTVGGALDAGLFPVVLGGDCSILLGNLLALRRRGRHGLLFLDGHTDFYQPSAEPNGEVASMELALATGRGPRPLTDLEGRGPLLHDEDVVAFGFRDAAESAQAGMQPLPPGLSALDLDAVRALGAPHAARQALERLASGPSTGHWVHVDADVLDDALMPAVDYRLPGGLTWSELERVLGMAVSDERAVGLDVTIFNPRLDPDGSLASRLAACLRSALSGQGA, encoded by the coding sequence ATGCGGGAACTGGCCGTCATCGAGGCGCCCTCGGTGCTCGGGCTGCGGCCCACCGGAGTCGAGCACCTGCCCACCGCGCTGCTGGCGGCCGGGCTGACGGACGGTCTCCCGGTGGCGAGGTCGGCGCGGGTCGAAGCACCCGCCTACGACCCGCGCCGGGACGAGAAGACCGGGGTCCTCAATCCGGACGGCATCGCGCGGTACTCCGTCGACCTGGCCGACACGGTCGGCGGGGCCCTGGACGCGGGCCTGTTCCCCGTCGTGCTCGGCGGGGACTGCAGCATCCTGCTCGGCAACCTCCTCGCCCTGCGCCGACGCGGGCGGCACGGTCTGCTGTTCCTCGACGGGCACACGGACTTCTACCAGCCGTCGGCGGAGCCGAACGGCGAGGTGGCCTCGATGGAACTCGCCCTCGCGACCGGCCGCGGTCCGCGCCCGCTCACCGACCTCGAAGGCCGCGGTCCCCTCCTCCACGACGAGGACGTCGTCGCGTTCGGATTCCGCGACGCCGCCGAGTCGGCGCAGGCCGGCATGCAGCCCCTGCCGCCCGGTCTGTCCGCGCTGGACCTCGACGCCGTACGGGCTCTGGGCGCACCCCACGCGGCGCGGCAGGCCCTCGAACGGCTCGCCTCCGGGCCGAGCACCGGTCACTGGGTGCATGTCGACGCCGACGTCCTGGACGACGCGCTCATGCCGGCCGTCGACTACCGCCTGCCGGGCGGGCTGACCTGGTCGGAGCTGGAGCGTGTGCTGGGCATGGCGGTCTCCGACGAGCGGGCCGTCGGCCTCGACGTCACGATCTTCAACCCGCGTCTGGACCCCGACGGGAGTCTCGCGTCCCGGCTGGCGGCGTGTCTGCGCAGTGCTCTGTCGGGGCAGGGCGCTTGA
- a CDS encoding alanine--tRNA ligase-related protein — MDTDRVIHRFTDFYRERGHHLITGGTLLPPPSDPVLFTTSGMHPLTPYLEGRPHPLGRRLVNLQRCLRTTDIDEVGDSTHLTVFEMLGSWSLGDYGHPQSLRWGYELLRDGFGVPDEQLYATVFGGDDQVGPDLESLRTWQELGLPVELTREENWWSNGPVGPCGPDSEIFVWTGGDDTPPQGTPTTDPRWVEIWNHVLMGYRRHEDGSLHPMRRPSIDTGMGLERLVTVLQGRDSVYDTDLFEPWTRTLPSLWNLDGPSLHLLCDHLRSCVVVLGDGVRPSNTGRGYVPRRLIRRLLTSLWHGDRGRMLSDLPLDLIGHTLDHFGQSLGTGPVRDVLLDEERRFRGLLERGRRLLSRPEYQGPLGDEDFAYLHDTHGLPRELVVGLRELR, encoded by the coding sequence ATGGACACGGACCGCGTCATCCACCGCTTCACCGACTTCTACCGCGAGCGCGGACACCACCTGATCACCGGCGGCACCCTGCTGCCCCCGCCCTCGGACCCGGTGCTGTTCACCACCTCCGGCATGCATCCCCTCACCCCGTACCTGGAGGGCAGGCCCCATCCGCTGGGCCGCCGCCTGGTCAACCTCCAGCGCTGTCTGCGCACCACGGACATCGACGAGGTCGGTGACTCCACACACCTGACGGTGTTCGAGATGCTCGGGTCGTGGTCCCTGGGCGACTACGGCCACCCGCAGAGCCTGCGCTGGGGCTACGAGCTGCTGCGCGACGGATTCGGCGTACCGGACGAGCAGCTGTACGCCACGGTCTTCGGCGGCGACGACCAGGTCGGCCCCGACCTCGAATCCCTGCGCACCTGGCAGGAGTTGGGCCTTCCCGTGGAGCTGACGCGGGAGGAGAACTGGTGGTCCAACGGGCCCGTCGGGCCGTGCGGCCCCGACTCGGAGATCTTCGTGTGGACCGGTGGCGACGACACACCACCGCAGGGCACGCCCACCACCGATCCCCGGTGGGTGGAGATCTGGAACCACGTCCTCATGGGCTACCGCCGCCACGAGGACGGCAGCCTCCATCCGATGCGGCGGCCGAGCATCGACACCGGTATGGGCCTGGAACGGCTCGTGACCGTCCTCCAGGGCCGCGACTCGGTCTACGACACCGATCTGTTCGAACCCTGGACCCGCACCCTGCCCTCCCTGTGGAACCTGGACGGGCCCTCGCTGCACCTGCTCTGCGACCATCTGCGCTCGTGCGTCGTCGTCCTCGGCGACGGCGTACGACCGTCCAACACCGGCCGCGGCTACGTACCGCGCCGGCTGATCCGCCGACTGCTGACCTCGCTGTGGCACGGCGACCGAGGCCGTATGCTGTCCGACCTGCCCCTGGACCTCATCGGTCACACGCTGGACCACTTCGGCCAGTCCCTCGGCACCGGCCCGGTCCGTGACGTGCTCCTCGACGAGGAACGGCGCTTCCGCGGCCTCCTGGAGCGGGGGCGGCGTCTGCTGTCCCGGCCCGAGTACCAAGGGCCGCTCGGGGACGAGGACTTCGCCTACCTCCACGACACCCACGGCCTGCCCCGCGAACTCGTCGTCGGTCTGCGGGAACTCCGGTGA
- a CDS encoding FtsX-like permease family protein: MRGFGAGALGRVVRSGVGRRRVQTVVIAVATMMAVAAAVVAGSLMVAAEAPFDRAFGQQRGAHLTAEFDPAEADTAGIEGTARLDGVTATAGPYPSARIHVVDAEGRRTPELLLVGRSGPRADVDDLDLTEGRWATKPGEIVLGTSFIGPAFELGSTLRISEAADGPALTLVGFATSVSETAEAWVTPAQVRALASKDTPLASQMLYRFDPAPSKSEIGEHREALAAALPSDALLGTQSYLDTKRAADQGAAPTIPFLIAFGVLGIVMSVIIVASVISGAVGVGLRRIGILKAIGFTPRQVVRAYVAQALIPAGAGIALGVVLGNLLAVPLLADTEQAYGTASLSVAWWVDVVVVAGALLVVGIAALVPALRAGRLRTVEAIAVGRAPRTGRGRWAHRAAGRLPLPRAVTYGLAAPFAHPVRALAMLLAVAFGTVAATFAVGLTASLNAVGTAQDPEDRAAVTAFTGMPSPHGGPPPAGDRSEIPAVDPAQARAAIEAQAGTASSYGKTQEEATVAGVSGSVRAGLYQGDFRVGGYEMISGHWLTGPGQVVVPSRFLETTGAEVGDTVKVTLHKDTRALRIVGEAFDTSDDTLEIHADLTDFPAIQPRVYLIEVDDGVDPAQYAQKLAAALRPLGGDAMANSPSERDNFALILQSMAALLTLMLVCVAGLGVLNSVVLDTRERVHDLGVCKALGMSPRQTVGLVLASVAGIGVLGALLGVPAGFALHGYVLPVMGHAAGTDLPPSVLDVYDVPQLVLLGLAGILIALLGALLPASWAARSRTATALRTE, from the coding sequence ATGAGGGGCTTCGGAGCCGGTGCGCTCGGCCGGGTCGTACGGTCCGGAGTGGGCCGGCGGCGGGTGCAGACCGTGGTGATCGCCGTGGCCACGATGATGGCGGTGGCGGCGGCCGTGGTCGCCGGTTCCCTCATGGTCGCCGCCGAGGCACCCTTCGACCGTGCCTTCGGACAGCAGCGCGGGGCACATCTCACCGCCGAATTCGACCCGGCCGAGGCGGATACGGCGGGGATCGAGGGCACCGCGCGCCTCGACGGGGTGACGGCGACCGCGGGGCCGTACCCCTCGGCGAGGATCCATGTGGTCGACGCGGAGGGCAGGCGGACGCCGGAGCTGCTGTTGGTCGGCAGGTCCGGTCCGCGGGCCGACGTGGACGACCTGGACCTGACCGAGGGCCGCTGGGCCACGAAGCCCGGCGAGATCGTGCTGGGGACGTCCTTCATCGGGCCGGCCTTCGAACTCGGCTCCACGCTGCGGATCTCGGAGGCCGCGGACGGTCCGGCCCTCACCCTCGTCGGCTTCGCCACCTCGGTCAGTGAGACGGCCGAGGCCTGGGTGACCCCCGCGCAGGTCAGGGCGCTGGCGTCGAAGGACACCCCTCTTGCGAGCCAGATGCTCTACCGCTTCGACCCCGCGCCCTCGAAGTCGGAGATCGGCGAGCACCGGGAGGCACTCGCCGCCGCCCTGCCGTCCGACGCGCTGCTCGGCACCCAGTCCTACCTGGACACCAAGCGGGCCGCCGACCAGGGCGCGGCGCCCACCATCCCGTTCCTGATCGCCTTCGGTGTGCTCGGCATCGTCATGTCGGTGATCATCGTCGCCAGTGTGATCAGCGGCGCGGTCGGCGTGGGTCTGCGCCGGATCGGCATCCTCAAGGCCATCGGCTTCACCCCGCGCCAGGTTGTGCGCGCCTACGTCGCCCAGGCCCTGATCCCGGCCGGCGCGGGCATCGCACTGGGCGTCGTGCTCGGCAATCTGCTGGCCGTACCGCTCCTGGCCGACACCGAGCAGGCGTACGGCACGGCCTCCCTGTCGGTCGCCTGGTGGGTGGACGTCGTGGTGGTGGCCGGTGCGCTGCTGGTCGTCGGGATCGCGGCGCTGGTCCCCGCCCTGCGGGCCGGCCGACTGCGCACCGTCGAGGCCATCGCGGTGGGCCGCGCGCCCCGCACGGGACGCGGCCGGTGGGCCCATCGGGCCGCGGGACGGCTGCCCCTGCCGAGGGCGGTCACCTACGGCCTCGCCGCCCCCTTCGCCCACCCGGTCCGCGCGCTCGCGATGCTGCTCGCGGTGGCCTTCGGCACGGTCGCGGCGACCTTCGCCGTCGGACTGACCGCCTCCTTGAACGCCGTCGGTACCGCACAGGACCCCGAGGACCGTGCCGCGGTCACCGCCTTCACCGGCATGCCCTCGCCCCACGGCGGGCCCCCGCCCGCGGGCGACCGGTCCGAGATCCCGGCCGTCGACCCGGCCCAGGCGCGCGCCGCCATCGAGGCCCAGGCCGGTACCGCCTCCTCCTACGGCAAGACCCAGGAGGAGGCCACCGTCGCCGGCGTCTCCGGCTCGGTGCGGGCCGGCCTCTACCAGGGCGACTTCCGCGTCGGCGGCTACGAGATGATCTCCGGGCACTGGCTCACCGGCCCCGGGCAGGTGGTCGTCCCCTCGCGGTTCCTGGAGACGACCGGCGCCGAGGTCGGTGACACCGTGAAGGTGACCCTCCACAAGGACACGCGGGCCCTGCGCATCGTCGGCGAGGCCTTCGACACCTCGGACGACACCCTGGAGATCCACGCGGACCTCACCGACTTCCCGGCGATCCAACCCCGCGTCTACCTCATCGAGGTGGACGACGGCGTCGATCCCGCGCAGTACGCCCAGAAGCTGGCCGCGGCGCTGCGCCCGCTCGGTGGTGACGCCATGGCCAACTCCCCTTCCGAGCGGGACAACTTCGCCCTGATCCTTCAGTCGATGGCGGCACTGCTCACCCTCATGCTGGTCTGCGTGGCCGGCCTGGGCGTGCTCAACTCCGTCGTCCTCGACACCCGCGAACGCGTCCACGACCTGGGCGTGTGCAAGGCGCTCGGCATGTCACCCCGGCAGACCGTGGGCCTGGTGCTCGCCTCGGTCGCCGGGATCGGCGTCCTGGGCGCTCTCCTCGGCGTGCCCGCCGGGTTCGCGCTGCACGGCTACGTGCTGCCGGTGATGGGGCACGCCGCCGGCACCGATCTGCCGCCGTCGGTCCTCGACGTGTACGACGTGCCCCAGCTGGTGCTGCTCGGCCTGGCCGGGATCCTCATCGCCCTGCTCGGCGCGCTCCTGCCGGCGAGCTGGGCGGCTCGGTCCCGTACGGCGACCGCGCTGCGCACGGAGTAG